A window of Methanolobus sediminis contains these coding sequences:
- a CDS encoding Zn-ribbon domain-containing OB-fold protein, producing MSVPRFWRKQIARYNLVGTHCKKCDEYFYPPRNMCPACRREGEIEEYKFSGKGEVVTYTVIHTAAEGFENQTPYVLAIIKLDEGPSLTSQIICDPSNVKIGMKVKPVFRKLGQAGERGMIYYGTKFVPEVADKC from the coding sequence ATGTCCGTACCAAGATTTTGGAGAAAACAGATAGCCAGGTACAACCTTGTAGGTACACACTGTAAGAAGTGCGATGAATATTTCTACCCACCACGTAACATGTGTCCTGCATGCAGACGTGAAGGTGAGATAGAGGAGTACAAATTCTCCGGGAAAGGAGAAGTTGTGACGTACACTGTGATCCATACTGCTGCTGAAGGTTTTGAGAACCAGACACCTTATGTCCTCGCAATAATAAAACTGGACGAAGGACCAAGCCTTACAAGCCAGATAATATGTGACCCTTCAAATGTGAAAATAGGTATGAAGGTCAAACCTGTGTTCAGGAAGCTCGGACAGGCCGGAGAGCGTGGTATGATCTACTACGGTACTAAGTTCGTACCAGAAGTTGCAGATAAATGTTAG
- the cyaB gene encoding class IV adenylate cyclase, which produces MLEIEVKTRADHQQVKEQLSAMGAVFVGVQHHCDTYFNSPDRDFAKTDEALRIRSVDGRSVMTYKGKKLDTLSKTREEFETEVDGGTTRSILLALGFYESGVVKKTRDVYKYKYMTICLDKVNGLGEFMEVEIGAESDIETHRKKIFSFLEKFGIGEEDSIRTSYLEMVLEKTPLK; this is translated from the coding sequence ATGTTAGAAATAGAAGTTAAGACCCGTGCCGACCATCAGCAGGTAAAAGAGCAGTTGTCGGCCATGGGTGCTGTTTTTGTGGGTGTCCAGCACCACTGCGACACCTATTTTAATTCCCCGGACAGGGATTTTGCCAAAACGGATGAAGCACTTAGGATACGCTCCGTTGACGGCAGGTCGGTCATGACCTACAAAGGCAAAAAACTGGATACTCTTTCCAAAACAAGAGAGGAATTCGAGACCGAGGTAGACGGTGGAACAACCCGAAGCATCCTGCTTGCGCTCGGATTCTACGAATCCGGTGTTGTGAAGAAGACAAGAGATGTCTACAAGTACAAGTATATGACCATCTGCCTTGACAAAGTCAATGGACTTGGCGAATTCATGGAAGTAGAGATCGGTGCAGAATCTGATATCGAAACCCACCGAAAGAAGATATTCTCATTTTTGGAGAAGTTTGGAATTGGAGAAGAGGATTCCATCAGGACATCTTATCTTGAAATGGTTTTGGAAAAAACTCCCCTAAAGTAG
- the metG gene encoding methionine--tRNA ligase has protein sequence MSNIPSDKPVLVTCGLPYANGKAHVGHLRTYIPADIFVRSLQKNSQETTFVCGSDTHGTPIVVNAEELGTTPKELVQQYHTHFDEVFKKMGVNFDAFGTTDDEENHNRTTEIVDKLIEKGYVYPKVIEIAYCPQCDRFLPDRYVAGTCPHCGEKARGDECDQGCGKHLEPGELKEPTCTICKGPAEYKEQEHFFFKLSEFKDFLMEHLENLGGTLNARNYAMGWIKQELTDWCITRNLEWGIRFPGHDDLVVYVWVDAPIGYMAFTEEWAEATGGDWEKFWRGDCPIVHFIGGDIIYHHCIFWPAMLKGADYSQPSAVVASGMLKIEDKTFSKSRGYVVWVEEDYLDHGFHPDLLRYYLVSYTSHTKEVNFSWKIFQDKINTELVGVLGNFLYRNLLFAFKNFGEIPEGDIDPEVIEKINSTIEEVVRANSEYEFKKAADTAMALASYGNSYFQSNEPWKLIKEDKDACGKVVKNCIQLAKALILLFEPMTPGSMEVAWKQIGMDSDVHEVTYEEATVPVVSGTKLDVPEILFTKLEDDKIAQMEAISSKRVKAAMAKEAGIKEVEIMEYKDEIEYDDFAKLDIRVGKIVTAEKIKKSKKLLRLQVDIGDEEPRQVVAGLAEHYEPEEMIGKVVNVLVNLKPVKLCGVESQGMLLAADAGERVSLLTTDKEMGPGSCIR, from the coding sequence ATGTCAAACATTCCTTCTGATAAACCCGTGCTTGTGACATGTGGTCTTCCGTATGCGAACGGAAAAGCGCATGTGGGGCACCTTAGAACATACATTCCCGCAGATATTTTTGTGAGGTCTCTCCAGAAGAACTCACAGGAAACAACATTTGTCTGTGGTTCCGATACCCATGGTACTCCTATCGTGGTAAATGCCGAGGAACTTGGTACAACACCCAAGGAACTTGTGCAGCAGTACCATACACATTTTGATGAAGTCTTCAAGAAGATGGGTGTGAACTTTGATGCATTCGGAACAACCGATGATGAAGAGAACCACAACCGAACAACCGAGATTGTTGACAAGCTTATTGAGAAAGGATATGTTTATCCAAAGGTAATCGAGATAGCTTACTGTCCTCAATGTGACCGTTTCCTCCCAGACAGGTATGTTGCAGGAACATGTCCTCACTGTGGTGAAAAAGCACGTGGAGACGAGTGTGACCAGGGTTGTGGAAAACACCTGGAACCTGGAGAGCTTAAGGAACCCACCTGTACTATTTGTAAAGGCCCTGCTGAATATAAGGAACAGGAACACTTTTTCTTCAAGCTTTCCGAATTCAAGGACTTCCTCATGGAACACCTTGAGAACCTTGGCGGCACACTGAACGCACGTAACTATGCAATGGGCTGGATAAAACAGGAGCTTACTGACTGGTGTATCACAAGGAATCTTGAATGGGGTATAAGATTCCCTGGACACGATGATCTTGTGGTTTACGTCTGGGTTGATGCTCCAATTGGTTACATGGCTTTCACAGAAGAGTGGGCAGAAGCAACTGGTGGCGACTGGGAAAAGTTCTGGAGAGGAGATTGTCCGATCGTCCACTTCATTGGTGGAGACATCATCTATCACCACTGTATTTTCTGGCCTGCAATGCTCAAAGGAGCGGACTACAGTCAGCCATCTGCAGTTGTTGCTTCAGGTATGCTGAAAATTGAGGACAAGACATTCTCCAAGAGCCGTGGATATGTTGTATGGGTTGAGGAAGATTATCTTGACCATGGCTTCCACCCGGATCTGCTCAGGTACTATCTTGTAAGCTATACTTCACACACCAAGGAAGTCAACTTCTCATGGAAGATATTCCAGGATAAGATAAATACCGAGCTTGTTGGTGTATTGGGTAATTTCCTGTACAGGAACCTGCTCTTTGCTTTCAAGAACTTCGGCGAGATCCCTGAGGGAGATATTGACCCTGAGGTCATAGAGAAGATCAATTCAACAATTGAAGAGGTTGTCAGGGCAAACTCCGAGTATGAGTTCAAGAAAGCTGCTGATACTGCAATGGCTCTTGCATCATACGGAAATTCATACTTCCAGTCAAATGAACCCTGGAAGCTCATCAAAGAAGATAAGGACGCCTGCGGAAAGGTTGTAAAGAACTGCATACAACTTGCCAAGGCACTTATCCTGCTGTTCGAACCAATGACACCAGGCAGCATGGAAGTTGCATGGAAGCAGATCGGCATGGATTCAGATGTCCATGAAGTTACATACGAAGAAGCGACAGTTCCTGTTGTAAGCGGAACAAAACTTGATGTACCGGAGATCCTGTTCACAAAGCTTGAGGATGACAAGATCGCACAGATGGAAGCAATATCATCAAAACGTGTAAAGGCTGCAATGGCAAAGGAAGCAGGCATAAAGGAAGTAGAAATAATGGAATACAAAGACGAAATAGAATATGATGATTTTGCAAAACTTGATATCAGGGTTGGTAAGATCGTTACCGCTGAGAAGATCAAGAAATCAAAGAAACTCCTGCGTCTCCAGGTTGATATCGGAGATGAGGAGCCAAGACAGGTAGTTGCAGGTCTTGCAGAGCACTACGAGCCTGAAGAGATGATAGGTAAGGTCGTGAATGTGCTTGTAAACCTGAAACCTGTAAAGCTCTGTGGTGTTGAGTCACAGGGAATGCTCCTTGCAGCAGATGCCGGTGAGAGAGTTTCTCTTCTGACAACTGATAAGGAAATGGGACCAGGTTCCTGCATCAGATAA
- the sppA gene encoding signal peptide peptidase SppA gives MNGDNSEKNTEDDSEYHLYPYSYDKNERDEVQTSVVSEEDSPVIAEVSEPVQEEVVNQVDKGTLNDTESGEPVNAAPETPVRETKAEPATRVGTGYYDPPRETPVVKKKKSRKWQYIAIVLVLLFVIGIGFAAIYQSFNGNLYSSNDKIAVIYIEGTMVTSSVPGGLGYASSEEISDNIRKALKDEDVKAIVLRINSGGGSSTAGEEAYEEVKKASESGVPVVVSMGSTAASAAYHLSSPADLIVANPSTMTGSIGTIWQFQNLSEYYDKEGVEYYIVKSGEFKDMGNAARGLSDDEKEYANKVVAEVYSNFVADVAEGRNMSISEVKSLADGRIYTGREAKELGLVDELGNFYDAIDMAADLAGIDDPTIVYMNKPTLSSLLFGSESDAAETAELVYYYEDSPFGYLT, from the coding sequence ATGAACGGAGATAATTCAGAAAAAAACACAGAGGATGATAGCGAATATCATCTTTACCCGTATAGTTATGATAAAAACGAGAGGGACGAGGTCCAGACCAGCGTCGTATCCGAAGAGGATTCACCTGTTATAGCCGAAGTTTCTGAACCTGTTCAGGAAGAAGTCGTAAACCAGGTAGATAAGGGTACTTTAAACGACACTGAGAGTGGTGAACCTGTAAATGCTGCTCCTGAAACACCTGTCAGGGAAACAAAAGCAGAACCTGCAACGAGAGTCGGAACAGGTTATTATGATCCACCCCGTGAAACTCCTGTCGTTAAAAAGAAAAAAAGCCGCAAATGGCAGTATATTGCCATTGTACTGGTTCTCCTATTCGTTATCGGTATAGGTTTTGCAGCTATTTACCAGTCATTCAACGGCAATCTTTACTCTTCAAACGATAAGATCGCTGTAATTTACATAGAAGGAACCATGGTTACAAGCAGTGTACCTGGTGGACTTGGTTACGCAAGCTCCGAAGAGATCTCTGATAATATCAGAAAAGCCCTGAAGGATGAAGATGTGAAAGCCATAGTATTGAGAATCAACAGTGGTGGAGGATCTTCAACAGCTGGTGAAGAGGCATATGAAGAAGTTAAAAAAGCAAGTGAAAGCGGCGTACCTGTTGTAGTTTCAATGGGAAGCACAGCGGCAAGCGCAGCCTACCACCTTTCATCACCAGCAGACCTGATAGTTGCTAACCCGTCAACAATGACCGGAAGCATAGGTACTATATGGCAATTCCAGAACCTGTCAGAATACTATGACAAGGAAGGTGTGGAATATTATATTGTAAAATCCGGTGAGTTCAAGGACATGGGAAATGCTGCAAGAGGACTTTCTGACGATGAGAAGGAATACGCCAACAAGGTTGTAGCAGAAGTTTACAGCAATTTCGTTGCTGATGTGGCAGAAGGCAGGAATATGAGCATTAGCGAGGTGAAAAGCCTTGCAGATGGTAGGATATACACAGGAAGAGAAGCAAAGGAGCTCGGACTTGTAGATGAACTGGGTAATTTCTATGATGCCATTGACATGGCAGCAGATCTTGCAGGAATAGATGATCCAACAATAGTCTACATGAACAAGCCAACACTTTCAAGCCTGCTTTTCGGCTCTGAGTCTGACGCAGCTGAAACCGCAGAACTGGTGTATTACTACGAAGACAGCCCATTCGGTTATTTAACCTGA
- a CDS encoding metal-dependent hydrolase codes for MIGSIIIDVRATYCLFAGCRPLHGPLHTFLAATIVGLLLAWLIYSQRTWLQKVSDILRVEQSYSFNSIIIGSIIGTWSHVILDSPLYTDITPLWPLSANPLLWILSSGTIYALCAVSFLPAIAIFIHRYRNRV; via the coding sequence TTGATTGGAAGTATCATAATTGATGTTCGTGCAACCTACTGTCTGTTTGCAGGCTGTCGTCCTTTGCACGGCCCACTTCATACATTTCTGGCTGCAACTATCGTAGGACTACTACTTGCATGGCTCATTTATTCTCAAAGAACGTGGTTGCAGAAAGTTAGTGATATACTGAGAGTTGAACAGAGTTACTCATTTAATTCAATCATAATTGGTTCAATTATCGGAACCTGGAGTCATGTGATTCTGGATTCACCACTGTACACGGACATCACTCCACTCTGGCCTCTATCAGCCAATCCATTACTCTGGATTTTGAGTTCCGGAACAATATATGCACTATGTGCTGTCTCATTTTTACCTGCAATTGCAATATTCATTCACAGATACAGAAATCGAGTTTAG
- a CDS encoding COG1361 S-layer family protein, which produces MLGSKFLKSMLVLLIICILCTSCPAFGLEQVRTDKLDILAAEVSPQPVRPGEELLVKVSVANYDDTTVSNIILDVENQFPLILRFSEKEYGVKSISNSSFRIDRISSNGNVEINYNFLIDPEARTGTYHVTFKLSDGNDVFVTRTISIEVEGTPEIALMNSSFSKTGISPGDDFILYTTVASVGSGNAKNIKISLQIEDVPGLVAVNDNSAFIHTLDAGEEKEIAFELSLGKDAEITSYNIPISIRAVDDTESLNISSVETIGFDAKGKAKIDIANVKNSPTMPVKGEELTQIIRIENVGEGEARSVKVSLVGLDMSGTKEAFIGKLDADDDAPATFSFIPGKSGDQDYTALIEYEDDFGNHTVEQKLTMNVTGTSPYRILLVIIVLLALGYVAYTFKDRLKFKKPE; this is translated from the coding sequence ATGCTCGGGAGCAAATTTCTCAAATCCATGTTGGTTTTATTAATAATTTGTATTCTATGCACATCATGTCCTGCTTTTGGTCTTGAGCAGGTAAGGACTGACAAACTCGACATACTTGCAGCAGAGGTCTCACCTCAACCAGTAAGACCTGGAGAAGAACTGCTTGTAAAAGTGAGTGTTGCAAACTATGACGATACAACTGTCAGCAATATCATTCTTGATGTCGAAAACCAGTTTCCTCTCATTCTCAGGTTCTCTGAAAAAGAGTATGGTGTAAAGAGCATTTCCAATAGCAGTTTCAGAATAGATAGGATCAGCTCAAACGGAAATGTTGAGATCAATTACAATTTCCTCATCGACCCTGAAGCAAGGACCGGAACATATCATGTTACGTTCAAACTCTCAGATGGAAATGATGTTTTTGTCACAAGGACAATCTCCATCGAAGTAGAGGGCACACCTGAAATTGCCCTCATGAACTCTTCCTTCTCAAAGACAGGAATCTCTCCCGGAGATGACTTCATCCTATACACTACCGTTGCAAGTGTCGGAAGTGGAAATGCCAAGAACATAAAAATTAGCCTGCAAATTGAAGATGTACCGGGTCTTGTCGCTGTTAACGATAACAGTGCCTTCATTCACACGCTCGATGCAGGGGAAGAAAAAGAGATAGCATTTGAGCTAAGTCTTGGAAAAGATGCTGAAATTACATCATACAATATCCCTATTTCTATAAGGGCGGTTGATGATACTGAAAGTTTGAATATAAGTTCAGTGGAGACAATCGGTTTTGATGCTAAAGGCAAAGCAAAGATCGATATTGCAAATGTCAAAAATAGTCCTACAATGCCTGTAAAAGGAGAGGAACTAACCCAGATAATCAGAATAGAGAATGTAGGTGAAGGCGAAGCGAGATCTGTTAAGGTCAGCCTTGTGGGACTTGACATGTCAGGAACAAAAGAAGCCTTCATCGGAAAACTTGATGCAGATGATGATGCCCCTGCAACTTTTTCATTTATCCCGGGCAAGAGCGGTGATCAGGATTACACGGCCTTAATCGAATATGAAGATGACTTTGGGAATCACACCGTAGAACAGAAACTCACCATGAATGTAACAGGCACTTCTCCATATCGAATATTGCTGGTGATAATTGTGCTGCTGGCTCTTGGATATGTAGCCTATACTTTCAAGGACCGTCTCAAATTTAAGAAACCGGAATGA
- a CDS encoding ABC transporter permease — protein sequence MFEKAKVSFFLASKSILRGNRGIAFFTIIVLTLVYIQLVFFSSVIGGVTLKFNDVLVDYQTGNIVIEPAQDEAYITNVDALSKKIEHIPEVMGVSPRLRLKTSVSYKEKEVGATIYGIDPQEEELVTDFSSAMVEGEFISKLDRGEIVLGREVSGGYGAVMQTRSLEDVEVGDIVTVLINGQEMNFRVKGIYSTLFFMSDSSAFVNIADLEEALNADNKAQEIAIKLKDGSDEDVVMNEILSLGVKEEVRSWTEFAGILQIIEGTLSMVRNIFTAVGLIVAFVIIFVVIFVNIVSQKRQIGVQKAIGIEEEVIIASFVLQAMFYAFIAMVIGYSLMQFVITGYTQAHPISAPIGNVSLDLSNSEAVIRAMMLFIAAVLGSLIPSYQMTKRSLLDLIWSSN from the coding sequence ATGTTTGAAAAAGCAAAGGTCTCATTTTTCCTTGCATCAAAATCTATACTCAGAGGAAATAGAGGAATCGCTTTTTTCACTATCATAGTCCTGACACTGGTGTATATTCAACTTGTTTTCTTTTCCAGTGTCATAGGCGGTGTGACACTGAAATTCAACGATGTGCTTGTGGACTACCAGACAGGAAACATCGTTATTGAGCCTGCACAGGATGAAGCCTACATAACAAATGTCGATGCCCTGAGCAAAAAGATAGAACACATACCTGAAGTCATGGGCGTTTCTCCCCGGCTGCGGCTGAAAACCAGCGTATCTTACAAAGAAAAAGAAGTTGGTGCCACAATCTATGGCATTGACCCACAAGAAGAGGAACTTGTAACTGATTTCTCATCTGCTATGGTTGAAGGAGAATTCATAAGCAAGCTGGACAGGGGGGAAATAGTACTTGGCAGGGAAGTATCAGGAGGATATGGAGCAGTAATGCAGACCAGATCCCTTGAAGATGTGGAAGTTGGCGACATTGTAACTGTCCTGATAAATGGTCAGGAAATGAATTTCAGGGTCAAAGGAATTTACAGTACTTTGTTTTTTATGTCTGATTCTTCGGCTTTTGTAAACATTGCAGACCTTGAAGAGGCACTTAATGCAGATAATAAAGCTCAGGAGATTGCTATCAAACTTAAGGATGGATCAGATGAAGATGTTGTGATGAATGAGATCCTGTCCCTCGGAGTAAAGGAAGAAGTACGCTCGTGGACTGAATTTGCCGGCATCCTGCAGATAATAGAAGGCACGTTATCCATGGTGAGAAATATCTTCACAGCAGTTGGTCTTATTGTTGCCTTTGTTATCATTTTCGTGGTCATTTTTGTCAACATCGTAAGCCAGAAAAGACAAATTGGTGTTCAGAAAGCCATCGGAATAGAAGAGGAAGTGATAATTGCATCCTTTGTACTGCAGGCGATGTTCTATGCTTTTATTGCGATGGTCATTGGATATTCCCTAATGCAGTTTGTCATAACCGGATATACTCAGGCACATCCCATCAGCGCTCCAATCGGTAATGTCAGCCTTGACCTCAGCAATTCAGAAGCTGTAATTCGTGCCATGATGCTCTTCATAGCAGCAGTACTTGGCTCCTTGATACCATCCTACCAGATGACAAAAAGAAGTCTTCTCGACCTTATATGGAGTTCTAACTGA
- a CDS encoding ABC transporter ATP-binding protein — translation MIEAKDIKRTFLMGKVEVQALKGVSLNIEKGEFIAIVGPSGSGKTTMLNQLGILDTPTSGEIIIDSTNISELTDREKIRFRLNNLGYVFQDYALIPTLTGLENVYLPLMMQGHPQKELEEKATNILEAVSLADRMHHLPSEMSGGQQQRVSIARALVHEPKILFADEPCANLDSTASRQVLELFSNFNKKNQQTIVMVTHEEWHLDYVDRVITLKDGLLAD, via the coding sequence ATGATTGAGGCTAAAGATATCAAAAGAACTTTCCTGATGGGAAAAGTGGAAGTACAGGCCTTGAAAGGTGTCAGTCTGAACATTGAGAAAGGAGAATTTATTGCCATTGTTGGCCCAAGTGGTAGCGGCAAGACAACAATGCTCAACCAGCTTGGAATTCTTGATACACCCACATCAGGAGAGATCATTATTGACTCTACAAACATATCGGAACTTACCGACAGGGAGAAGATCAGATTCCGGCTCAATAACCTTGGATATGTGTTCCAGGATTATGCGCTCATTCCCACTCTTACAGGTCTTGAAAATGTGTATCTTCCACTGATGATGCAGGGTCATCCACAAAAAGAGCTGGAAGAAAAGGCAACGAATATACTGGAAGCCGTGAGCCTTGCAGATAGAATGCATCATCTCCCATCTGAAATGAGCGGTGGGCAGCAGCAAAGAGTTTCGATTGCAAGAGCACTGGTGCATGAGCCGAAAATCCTTTTTGCCGATGAACCATGCGCCAATCTTGACAGTACGGCATCCAGACAGGTGCTCGAGCTTTTCAGCAACTTCAACAAAAAGAACCAGCAGACCATCGTCATGGTCACCCATGAGGAGTGGCATCTGGATTATGTTGACAGGGTGATTACTCTAAAGGATGGTCTGCTTGCAGATTGA
- a CDS encoding DNA-3-methyladenine glycosylase I, translating to MKVRCEWAETNEHEIEYHDTEWGVPEHDDRKLFEFLILEGAQAGLSWDTILKRRENYRKAFDDFDFEKVAAYDEKKVAELLQDQGIIRNKLKVRSAVNNAKAFIETRNEFGSFDAYLKTFLPEGKPIQNSLKSMQDIPAKTELSEKISKDMKKRGFNFVGPTIIYAFMQAVGMVNDHLVDCFRHEECRKMQ from the coding sequence ATGAAAGTTAGATGTGAGTGGGCTGAAACAAACGAACATGAAATTGAGTATCATGATACAGAATGGGGAGTTCCTGAACATGATGACAGGAAGCTTTTTGAGTTTCTGATACTTGAGGGTGCACAGGCAGGACTTAGCTGGGACACTATCCTGAAAAGAAGGGAGAATTACAGGAAAGCCTTTGATGATTTTGATTTCGAGAAAGTTGCTGCTTATGATGAAAAGAAGGTTGCCGAACTTTTGCAGGATCAGGGTATCATCAGGAACAAACTGAAAGTGCGTTCTGCTGTCAATAATGCAAAGGCATTCATTGAGACCAGGAATGAGTTCGGCTCTTTTGATGCTTATCTCAAGACATTCCTGCCTGAAGGGAAACCAATACAAAACTCATTGAAGTCCATGCAGGATATTCCTGCAAAAACTGAGCTTTCTGAAAAGATAAGCAAGGACATGAAAAAGAGAGGATTCAATTTTGTGGGTCCCACGATAATCTATGCTTTCATGCAGGCTGTGGGAATGGTAAATGACCATCTTGTGGATTGTTTCAGGCATGAGGAATGTCGGAAAATGCAGTGA
- a CDS encoding class I SAM-dependent methyltransferase codes for MGMVGMKKTVYDKSAKNYDSWYDRNPIVYASEIEAIQKLIPPVSGKNSIEIGVGTGRFASKLGINCGIDPSVSMLEIAASRQIRCIKGVSESLPVKSSSMGLALIVTSFCLMEANLTLEEVYRILTPEGDFIIAFVEKNSILGEKYRKKASKSRFYRNVVFRTTEDIIAMLKEHGFGDITVMQTLFKPLNLIQQPEEAEEGFRRGSFVVLKARCIKKQ; via the coding sequence ATGGGAATGGTGGGCATGAAGAAAACCGTTTATGATAAAAGTGCCAAGAACTATGATAGCTGGTACGACAGGAATCCTATTGTCTACGCTTCGGAAATAGAAGCCATTCAAAAACTGATACCACCTGTTTCTGGAAAAAACAGCATAGAGATAGGAGTGGGTACAGGCCGGTTTGCATCGAAACTTGGTATCAACTGCGGAATCGATCCTTCTGTCAGTATGCTGGAAATAGCAGCAAGCAGGCAGATCAGATGCATAAAAGGAGTTTCTGAATCGCTTCCTGTTAAAAGTTCATCCATGGGACTTGCCCTGATAGTTACAAGTTTCTGTTTAATGGAGGCAAACCTGACACTGGAAGAAGTGTATCGTATCCTGACTCCTGAAGGAGACTTTATTATCGCTTTTGTCGAAAAGAACAGTATTCTCGGTGAGAAGTATCGTAAAAAAGCATCAAAAAGCAGGTTCTACAGAAATGTTGTTTTTCGCACTACAGAAGATATTATAGCAATGTTGAAAGAACACGGGTTCGGTGATATAACTGTCATGCAGACACTTTTCAAGCCCCTGAATCTAATTCAGCAGCCGGAAGAGGCAGAGGAAGGATTTAGAAGAGGTTCCTTTGTAGTTCTAAAAGCAAGATGTATAAAGAAGCAATGA
- a CDS encoding SagB/ThcOx family dehydrogenase yields the protein MGKIGKEFMEKTQYRYLDRSDQSMGYPNPDLELGAEEKDKVIDLPLPADIKVENIDLRRAIEKRTSVRNYSSEPLSLEELSYLLWCTQGVKEVVRTAATFRTVPSAGARHALETYILANNVKGLERGLYRFLPIEHKLVEINTEKDIATKIRRGCLDQAFVTTSAATFIWTAVPYRMTWRYGQRGYRYLHLDAGHVCQNLYLSAESVNCGVCAIAAFLDEEMNPVMGIDGENEFVIYVATVGKK from the coding sequence TTGGGGAAAATAGGGAAAGAGTTCATGGAAAAAACACAGTACCGTTATCTGGACAGGTCAGATCAGTCAATGGGATATCCTAACCCTGATCTGGAACTTGGCGCAGAAGAGAAGGACAAAGTAATTGATCTTCCTTTGCCAGCGGACATTAAAGTTGAGAATATTGACCTCAGAAGAGCGATAGAAAAGAGAACAAGTGTCAGAAACTACAGTTCAGAACCGCTTTCACTGGAAGAACTTTCCTACCTGCTCTGGTGTACCCAGGGAGTGAAGGAAGTCGTCAGAACCGCTGCAACTTTCAGGACAGTACCGTCAGCAGGAGCAAGACACGCTCTGGAAACATATATTCTCGCAAACAATGTCAAAGGACTTGAAAGAGGGCTTTACAGATTTCTTCCCATCGAACACAAACTTGTGGAAATAAACACAGAAAAGGACATTGCAACAAAGATCAGACGTGGATGTCTGGATCAGGCTTTTGTAACCACCAGTGCTGCTACTTTCATCTGGACAGCAGTTCCCTACAGAATGACATGGAGATACGGGCAGAGAGGTTACAGGTACCTGCATCTCGATGCCGGTCACGTGTGCCAGAACCTCTATCTAAGTGCGGAATCCGTGAACTGTGGTGTTTGTGCCATTGCAGCATTCCTTGATGAAGAGATGAATCCTGTAATGGGAATCGATGGTGAGAACGAGTTTGTGATCTATGTTGCAACCGTGGGGAAAAAGTGA
- a CDS encoding helix-hairpin-helix domain-containing protein, whose amino-acid sequence MKDEDAMAAKKEDNPNAKSDDYKTVTKELMIIPGVGKTIADDLWYLDIRSVSELKDRDPEELYQQLCDFQGMHVDRCMLYVFREAVYFASNDEHDPELLKWWNWKD is encoded by the coding sequence GTGAAAGATGAGGATGCAATGGCTGCAAAAAAGGAGGATAATCCCAATGCTAAAAGTGATGACTATAAAACCGTCACAAAAGAACTTATGATTATTCCAGGTGTTGGAAAAACAATTGCAGACGACCTCTGGTATCTCGATATCCGCAGTGTTTCAGAGCTTAAGGACAGAGACCCGGAAGAACTATACCAGCAATTATGCGATTTTCAGGGTATGCATGTAGACAGGTGCATGCTCTATGTTTTCAGGGAAGCGGTTTATTTTGCATCAAATGATGAGCATGACCCTGAACTTTTAAAATGGTGGAACTGGAAAGACTGA